CATCAGGACCCATTGGATGAACTTCAATTGTAGCATTGTTATACGTAATATCCTTGCACTTTAGCAATTGCTGAATCAGGATGATTCCAATCAACGCAGGCAATAATTACCTCGATGTGTGCTGTAGATGCAAATACAACCATAAAGCGCGAAATTTTATTCGGGGCAGAAACCTTTTCAACATACACCACTGGGGAGAACCACGAAGCAAAAGCACGGCAGTTATCAACGGTAAAGTCAGGGTCGAAGCCGCTCATATGCACTGTCGAACCGCGGTGAAAGCCAGAGGACTGCCacatttttaatttttattATTAAAACGAATCATTActataaaaacattgcACAAAGTAATAACAACAAGAATAAGCTTGACATTACACCACTTACATCGTATTCATCATCACTGCCTGACGTAGCGCGTGTTAGCATTCTCAGTGTCATTTTTCACtaaatcattatataatatcaaataatgtattatattgtatatcattcaaATGTGTCAACGTGATTCTCTTATGAATCGAGCAACAACCCGTAGACAATGTGTTTCCTTATAACGCAACAAAATTGTCCAGTCAACAATTGTTGTCAAAAGAAAGCCAATCAAAATTTCATTTACAATTGTACAATATATGGTATGGTGTAACATATTTATCAATTATTTCCAAACGTATACGACGATAGCATGGTGACAATTGATTATTACAATGTTTAAAGCAACTATATGGCAAAAGAATGGTTAAAACCTTATATTGTAGAGATATAATTTAATAACATAACAAGAATAATAAATATAGGACTATTCAACACGTAGAATCCCTGATCCTTTTGAGCTAATGCATGGTTGTAAACATCTACAATGGCATTGTGGGAGCTAGTTGGCACCGAAGGTAGAATCGTCGGCCTCAGTAGGTTAACGGGGCAGACATTGACCCCGTAACGCTCTAGAGGCGACATTGGCAGGCTCAGGTTAAAGTGAACGTGAAAGGCATACACAGATAAGGTTTTAGCGTAGAGATACAGGCAGCTCTGCCTCTGTGGTACACATACATAGAGTAATGTGAGTACATTGCAAGTGTTAAAAAACTACTGGGCGCCGCATTTAGGCCAATGTGTAGCCTCGGCCTCCCCATGTGTTCCGTTTGTTGCACGTGGCGCTTGTGGCACGATGTATGAGGTAGGATcctttgtttatatattatttgtaCATTTGAGGGTTTCCTTCTGTGTTTTTGAGAGAATCTAGGCTGATTTGTGTAGTATCGAGTCTCCGTGTTTGTGCCATAGGTATTACCATGGCTGAAGACAGCGACACGCTTGACTGCTGGGACGCTTACACTGACTCTGAGGATGATCAGCGTATGTTTGATGATGTTGATGTTGGTTGAAGTGTGTTACAGCTCCGTCTAATGTTGATGTGAGTTCTCTGTCTGCTAAACTCCAGGCTCAAAAGTATGTTGagtgttgttgttgtgAGTATTTCGCAGGCTGAGCGAGTCTGCTGATCGCGATTTTGTAGATGATTTGTTTGGCGTACCAAGCAGGTCTGGTGGTAACGCCATTGACCACGGTAACGACGTGTTTTCGCAGAATCCAATAACTGCCGTCAGTAagttttgttttatttttgatTATAGGTTGCAGTTCCTACGGACCCCCTTTCACATGTGAGTCTGAAATGCCTAAAGGACTGTGACGAAGTAGCTAAGAAACTATCGCAGAAGATAGAGCAGAGCTCAGTGGGTTTTCCGTTTGGTGTTTGTGATGGTTATTAGGCTAAGAGTGCGATTTGGCTGCAGTTTCTGGATACCTTGTTCCAATCGTGCGAGAAGAAATTGGAGCTTAGGGATCTGCAGACTTTGAAGAGGAAGGTTGAGTCTGCCATCAAGTCCAAGGAAGCTAAGCAGAGCCAGGCCACCTTTTCTAAGAAGAAGCCTAATGACGTGACTAGTGCTAAGAACTACCAGGACGAGTTAGATATGCTATACGGTGATTTGAGTGACGACGACGATGAACCGTTGTACTATCAATAATTGAACCAGTGTCTAATTTTTGATTTCACTGtggaatgcctggaggaGGCGTTGTTGAACTATTGCTTCTACCTCTGTTGCTGGGTTTTCTATTTTTGTGCGTGTGTTAACTTCCTGTTACCCTTGTTAATCTTCTCATGGAAACTAACCTCCTTGATTGGGCCCCAAAATTCAGGGTCACGCGTTGTGACGACTCTGGGCAAACGAAGCAGATCTTCTGTTCGTAATTCCGAGATTTGTGGCCGCAATTCTTGCAATACAATATGCTCTATAGGAGCCTGTGATGTGTTACATTAGATTTCATATAACTTACTTCAAACTCTCGCGCAGCGATTAGTAGTTGGTAAAGCTGACCTGCCGTTGCGCTGCACAGACGACTCTCAAGAGCACGCACAAATTTATTCCCGACCTCAGATGTATAAAATTCTTTACATTCATAACCGTGAAGTTTCAAAtttttgtgtatatatgcacaAACAGCAATCCACTCCCCGTAATGCCGTAGTCCACCTACACTAAAACGACTTGCAGGCCACTTAGGAGTAGAATCCGTTAATACTGGCTTACTAAACTTCACTTTGCGCCGTTCTACCATGCAATTGACTTGATACATCAGTTGCCTCAATGCCACGCTTTTCATTTCTACTGCTCAAATTGTTTCTGTATCGGTAGTAGTGATCCATTGATACTGGCTCATGCTGAACACCGTTGCGCAAACTGATTccatacaaaatataaaatgcgTAAGATAAAATGTTGCATATGGTAAACACCATGAACAAATAGTAACTACCACCAAGTGGACAATTGAATATTTCCCCGAATTTATCAACACAGAAATCGAAATTCTCCGCTAAGGCGTAGTAGAACAATACGTATATTCCAATTATTCCTGATGTAGCCCAAAGAAAACTAAATATACTTTCATACCACCAGTAAACCGATGAGTTTTCCGCTGTCTTGTTATAAATGTTACGTGATATTGCAATGCCAAACTGAAGAACAAATAGTACACCAGCAACGGCTACAGATATGAATGTATTACCATTTACCCATTCTAGCACTCTTATTCCAGAGCACATGACATCATAAATTGGACGACCGTGGTTATAGAAGAACATGGGATGTTTGTCTACATCTAATAGACCAACATCGTCAATCTGTCTCCAAATTTCTgggtgatattgatatttcGGATCCTTCGGTGTAGGTGTATGAACGTTACAGTACTTGTTTTCAAGTATATCCCTGTAACCATATCTGGTTTCGAAAACTCGTGTTACTCCTTCCTTTACTGCACGGTCAACTCGTCTCATAGAGAAACCACCTAACATGGTACTGCTAAGACCCTTAACGTCACCTATAGAGTATTCAATTCGATTATATCTCCAGCTGTCCGCAGCAATGGATACAACCAATATGATTAACCCGATGTAGTATAGAAAAAATGACGGAATGTAACTATATTGGCATATTTTTTTGAATACAGTTGGTGCTGTTTTGTATGCGGTTTCACTAATTGTTGAACGGTTATCATCGGTAAATGTTATCGAACTGTTGCCATAGTTAGTTTGTGTTCTCTGTTCTGCTTCTAGAAATTCGCCACCTAGACTCGTTTCCATACGAGAAATGTCGACAAATTTGCCATTCATCTTATACGATAAGATTATTATAACGTTTTATTCTACGGAAAAATAGACTCCAGGGTCAACGGATCAATGTATATGATTCAAAATGTGATTATATCACAGTGAAAATCGAGTAgtaaatattttattgaGGCTTAGAAATTTATAGACGCATCAAGATATCGATGATGGCACTACGTAA
This is a stretch of genomic DNA from Babesia bovis T2Bo chromosome 1, whole genome shotgun sequence. It encodes these proteins:
- a CDS encoding hypothetical protein (encoded by transcript variant B - alternatively spliced) → MTLRMLTRATSGSDDEYDSSGFHRGSTVHMSGFDPDFTVDNCRAFASWFSPVVYVEKVSAPNKISRFMVVFASTAHIEQLLKCKDITYNNATIEVHPMGPDESVWETMGDMMTYSGAVPILQMAQDGLSVAFNQWSIGWGGYGQK
- a CDS encoding Translation initiation factor eIF3 subunit family protein, whose translation is MAEDSDTLDCWDAYTDSEDDQPPSNVDVSSLSAKLQAQKLSESADRDFVDDLFGVPSRSGGNAIDHGNDVFSQNPITAVIPTDPLSHVSLKCLKDCDEVAKKLSQKIEQSSAKSAIWLQFLDTLFQSCEKKLELRDLQTLKRKVESAIKSKEAKQSQATFSKKKPNDVTSAKNYQDELDMLYGDLSDDDDEPLYYQ
- a CDS encoding putative integral membrane protein, with protein sequence MNGKFVDISRMETSLGGEFLEAEQRTQTNYGNSSITFTDDNRSTISETAYKTAPTVFKKICQYSYIPSFFLYYIGLIILVVSIAADSWRYNRIEYSIGDVKGLSSTMLGGFSMRRVDRAVKEGVTRVFETRYGYRDILENKYCNVHTPTPKDPKYQYHPEIWRQIDDVGLLDVDKHPMFFYNHGRPIYDVMCSGIRVLEWVNGNTFISVAVAGVLFVLQFGIAISRNIYNKTAENSSVYWWYESIFSFLWATSGIIGIYVLFYYALAENFDFCVDKFGEIFNCPLGGSYYLFMVFTICNILSYAFYILYGISLRNGVQHEPVSMDHYYRYRNNLSSRNEKRGIEATDVSSQLHGRTAQSEV
- a CDS encoding hypothetical protein (encoded by transcript variant A - alternatively spliced): MWQSSGFHRGSTVHMSGFDPDFTVDNCRAFASWFSPVVYVEKVSAPNKISRFMVVFASTAHIEQLLKCKDITYNNATIEVHPMGPDESVWETMGDMMTYSGAVPILQMAQDGLSVAFNQWSIGWGGYGQK